One window of the Lactobacillus sp. PV034 genome contains the following:
- a CDS encoding S1 RNA-binding domain-containing protein, whose translation MLGEITKGKVIDKNTDAYYVQVNGLTFELKKLEITQDDPIKLGDTVQGFIYENKDGKKEMTQFYPFAQKDQYGWGTVTEVRRDLGVFVDVGLNDKDVVISLDDLPLDKELWPRKDDRVLVRLETDEKERIWAKMADENIFEQLAANFPSNLENKNLMGTVYKTYEIGAFLITDQYYLAFVHNSETFRPLRLGEKVKGRVIGVSQYGRLNMSVLPRAHEEIDDDAQMILMSLRREATKTLPFYDKSNASDIKQHFGISKSAFKRALGHLLKAGLITEDKDAGTISLNESSEKENDDVTR comes from the coding sequence ATGTTAGGAGAAATTACTAAAGGTAAAGTAATAGATAAAAACACGGATGCATATTATGTCCAAGTTAATGGTCTTACTTTTGAATTAAAAAAATTAGAAATTACTCAAGATGATCCAATTAAACTGGGTGATACCGTTCAAGGTTTCATTTATGAAAATAAAGATGGTAAAAAAGAAATGACGCAATTTTATCCCTTTGCTCAAAAAGATCAGTATGGTTGGGGAACTGTCACTGAAGTAAGACGTGATTTAGGTGTCTTTGTGGATGTGGGTTTAAATGATAAAGATGTAGTAATTTCTTTGGATGATTTACCACTTGATAAAGAATTATGGCCTCGTAAAGATGATCGCGTATTAGTGCGTCTTGAAACAGATGAAAAAGAACGTATTTGGGCTAAAATGGCTGACGAAAACATTTTTGAACAATTGGCTGCTAATTTTCCTTCTAATCTAGAAAATAAAAATTTAATGGGGACTGTATACAAAACCTATGAAATAGGTGCATTTTTGATTACGGACCAATATTATCTGGCTTTTGTTCACAATTCAGAAACATTTAGACCATTAAGATTAGGAGAAAAGGTAAAGGGACGCGTAATTGGTGTGAGTCAATATGGTCGCCTTAATATGAGTGTATTACCTCGTGCACATGAAGAAATTGACGATGATGCACAGATGATTTTAATGAGTTTACGTCGTGAAGCAACAAAGACTTTGCCCTTCTATGATAAGAGTAATGCCAGTGATATTAAGCAACATTTTGGTATTTCGAAATCAGCCTTTAAACGTGCTTTGGGCCATCTCTTAAAAGCGGGATTAATTACAGAAGATAAAGATGCTGGAACAATAAGTTTAAATGAAAGTAGTGAAAAGGAAAATGACGACGTTACAAGATAA